The following are encoded in a window of Planctomycetia bacterium genomic DNA:
- a CDS encoding tetratricopeptide repeat protein, with amino-acid sequence NLGILHRETGHAGEAETAMLASLAELHRLSAADADDASLKQETARAQLNLGPVYRVLGRPDEAIERYAEALRLFDELVAADPQRPEYRLELAVALANCGNARASLSNPRDALMDYERAASLLSKLMADHPSVPTLRQEMANTCNSMAAARTAVGELEAAESDWAEAVRLLRGLMEDFPELPSYQGDLGMSIGNLGWAEAEQKQFTDAREHLREGIEHLVHALQMNPRQPDYTRSLRSHLCTLGGVSLELKDGTAAIDAARRLARLESAGADDQLAAACLLVRTAAMFDQAPDDAAAESVRSAELCAEASLIIEKINALDSATPALKSSASDLLAENVKRHPSLERAQTLLTTSSDEVKANGP; translated from the coding sequence ATAATCTCGGCATCTTGCATCGCGAGACGGGCCATGCCGGCGAAGCCGAGACGGCGATGTTAGCGTCGCTGGCGGAATTGCATCGATTGAGCGCCGCGGACGCGGACGACGCGTCGCTCAAGCAGGAAACCGCCCGCGCCCAACTCAACTTGGGGCCGGTGTATCGCGTGCTGGGCCGGCCGGACGAGGCGATCGAACGCTATGCCGAAGCGCTACGACTTTTCGACGAGTTGGTCGCCGCCGATCCACAGCGCCCGGAGTATCGCTTGGAATTGGCGGTGGCCCTCGCGAATTGCGGCAACGCCAGGGCGAGTTTGTCGAACCCGAGGGACGCCTTGATGGACTACGAGCGCGCCGCCTCGCTGCTCAGCAAACTTATGGCCGATCATCCGAGCGTACCGACGTTGCGGCAGGAAATGGCGAACACATGCAATAGCATGGCGGCGGCCCGCACCGCGGTCGGCGAACTGGAGGCCGCCGAATCAGACTGGGCCGAGGCAGTGCGATTGTTGCGCGGGCTGATGGAGGACTTTCCCGAGTTGCCCTCGTACCAAGGGGACCTGGGGATGTCGATCGGCAATCTCGGCTGGGCCGAGGCCGAGCAAAAACAATTCACGGATGCTCGGGAGCATTTGCGCGAGGGCATTGAGCACTTGGTCCACGCGCTGCAAATGAACCCTCGCCAACCTGACTACACGCGCAGTCTCCGAAGTCATCTTTGCACACTCGGCGGGGTTTCGTTGGAATTGAAGGATGGAACCGCCGCGATCGACGCCGCGCGGCGGCTGGCACGCCTGGAATCGGCCGGCGCCGACGACCAATTGGCCGCCGCGTGTTTGCTGGTGCGAACCGCCGCGATGTTCGATCAGGCGCCGGACGATGCCGCCGCGGAATCCGTCAGGTCCGCTGAGCTTTGTGCGGAAGCGTCGCTGATCATCGAGAAAATCAACGCGCTCGACTCCGCCACGCCGGCCCTCAAGTCATCCGCCAGCGACTTACTGGCTGAAAACGTGAAGCGCCATCCATCACTCGAACGAGCCCAGACATTACTCACTACCTCGTCGGACGAGGTGAAGGCCAATGGCCCGTAG
- a CDS encoding sigma-70 family RNA polymerase sigma factor, with the protein MSEAKSHARLSQIQTLWTVVGWAHGDGSAETIRIAQEQLIERYGSVVRRYLLGALRNADAADELSQEFALRFVRGDLKRVDRERGRFRDYVKGTLFHLIGDYHRRNKRRATSLTDGLEPATEDTGLASQDEVFLEGWRAELINRAWQALERLEQESGQPFHRVLQLRATQPEMRSGEMAVALGPQLERQVSADWVRQSLHRARERFAGFLLHEVRDTLDDPTLEQLEEELITLGLHGYCQPALDACRATPGEQKK; encoded by the coding sequence AGACGCTTTGGACGGTCGTCGGATGGGCGCATGGCGATGGTTCCGCCGAGACGATTCGCATTGCCCAGGAGCAGTTGATCGAGCGGTACGGCAGCGTCGTGAGGCGCTATTTGCTGGGCGCGCTCCGCAACGCGGATGCGGCGGATGAACTGTCGCAGGAGTTTGCGCTGCGATTTGTGCGCGGCGACTTGAAACGCGTCGATCGCGAGCGCGGCCGGTTTCGTGACTACGTGAAGGGGACGCTCTTTCATTTGATCGGCGATTACCATCGCCGCAACAAGCGCCGAGCCACATCGCTGACGGACGGCTTGGAGCCGGCCACGGAGGACACGGGACTGGCTAGCCAGGACGAAGTCTTTCTGGAAGGCTGGCGAGCCGAGCTCATCAACCGCGCGTGGCAGGCACTGGAGCGGTTGGAGCAAGAATCGGGGCAACCATTTCACCGTGTGCTTCAGTTGCGGGCGACACAGCCGGAAATGCGCTCCGGCGAAATGGCCGTCGCGCTCGGCCCCCAGTTGGAACGCCAGGTCAGCGCCGATTGGGTCCGCCAGTCGCTGCATCGAGCGCGGGAACGTTTCGCGGGCTTTCTGCTCCACGAAGTCCGCGATACGCTCGACGACCCAACGTTGGAGCAGTTGGAAGAAGAACTCATCACGCTGGGACTACACGGCTATTGTCAGCCGGCGCTCGATGCCTGCCGCGCGACGCCCGGCGAGCAAAAAAAGTAG